In one Rhodohalobacter sp. 614A genomic region, the following are encoded:
- the fabF gene encoding beta-ketoacyl-ACP synthase II, translated as MTGRRVVITGIGAFTPVGKTAPDFWNGLISGKSGVRPIEHFDTSDLPTKFAGQIENYDSNDYFDRKEARRLDPVTQYAIISSDEAIEDSGIDLEKINKDRVAVLIGTGIGGMQTFYEQSVSLHESGARGVNPFFIPMLIPDMPAGQVSIKYGFRGPNFCAVSACATGSHNIGLAFDSIRYGQADMALCGGTESPVWRIGVAGFSSMRALSRRNDEPEKASRPFDKDRDGFVLGEGSAMFFLESLESALDRGARIYGEIVGYGFSADAHHITAPDPDGNGVLLALNNALNMAGIEPEDVEHINMHGTSTPLGDIAETNSIKKVFGDHAYNINLNSTKSMTGHMLGAAGAAESIATLLAIYHSMIPPTINQENPDPECDLNYTPNKPVERDINYGLNNAFGFGGHNTTLVFKKFEE; from the coding sequence ATGACCGGACGTAGAGTAGTAATCACTGGAATTGGTGCATTTACCCCCGTTGGAAAAACCGCTCCCGATTTTTGGAACGGATTAATTTCCGGCAAGAGTGGGGTACGGCCTATTGAACATTTTGATACAAGTGATTTACCCACAAAATTTGCAGGACAGATCGAGAATTACGATTCGAACGATTACTTCGATCGGAAAGAAGCCCGCAGACTTGATCCGGTCACGCAGTATGCTATTATCTCCTCCGATGAGGCTATTGAAGACAGCGGCATTGATCTTGAAAAAATTAACAAAGATCGTGTTGCTGTTTTAATTGGTACCGGAATCGGGGGGATGCAAACTTTCTATGAGCAATCTGTTTCTCTTCATGAATCAGGTGCGAGAGGAGTTAATCCATTCTTTATCCCGATGTTAATTCCGGATATGCCGGCAGGCCAGGTCTCCATTAAATATGGATTCCGCGGGCCTAATTTTTGTGCAGTTTCAGCTTGTGCAACCGGTTCTCATAATATTGGATTGGCATTTGACTCTATCCGATACGGCCAGGCAGACATGGCACTTTGCGGGGGCACAGAATCGCCTGTGTGGAGGATCGGCGTTGCCGGTTTTTCCTCTATGAGGGCCCTTTCCCGCCGTAATGACGAACCCGAAAAAGCCTCCCGTCCTTTCGATAAAGACCGCGACGGATTTGTGCTTGGTGAAGGTTCAGCGATGTTTTTCCTCGAATCTCTGGAATCTGCGTTGGATCGTGGTGCCAGGATTTACGGCGAAATTGTGGGATATGGTTTTTCTGCAGATGCTCATCACATTACTGCTCCCGATCCAGATGGAAACGGTGTTCTGTTGGCACTAAATAATGCCCTGAATATGGCCGGTATTGAACCGGAAGATGTGGAGCATATTAATATGCACGGAACGTCTACCCCGCTCGGAGATATCGCTGAAACAAATTCTATCAAAAAAGTTTTTGGGGATCACGCATACAACATCAACCTGAATTCAACCAAATCGATGACAGGTCATATGTTGGGTGCCGCTGGTGCTGCGGAATCCATCGCAACACTTTTGGCAATCTATCACAGTATGATTCCACCAACCATCAACCAGGAAAACCCGGATCCTGAATGCGATTTGAATTACACGCCTAATAAACCCGTTGAACGGGATATCAATTATGGGCTGAACAATGCATTTGGATTTGGCGGTCATAATACGACGCTTGTTTTCAAAAAATTTGAAGAATGA
- the rpmF gene encoding 50S ribosomal protein L32, protein MAHPKRKTSKSRKNKRRSHHGLSDIPLTECANCGALHRRHHVCMECGYYRGRQVIQPSN, encoded by the coding sequence ATGGCACATCCAAAACGAAAAACGTCAAAGTCTCGCAAAAATAAGAGACGTTCTCACCATGGATTGTCCGACATTCCACTAACCGAGTGCGCGAATTGCGGCGCATTGCATCGACGTCATCACGTGTGCATGGAGTGTGGATACTATCGCGGCAGACAGGTGATTCAACCTTCAAATTAA
- a CDS encoding deoxynucleoside kinase codes for MADQTGKKYIAIAGNIGAGKSSLTSLLGKNFGWRTYFESVDDNPYLSDFYEDMRRWSFNLQIYFLSSRFQHQKKLMEVTESIIQDRTIYEDVEIFAKNLHEMGLMSDRDYENYCALFNEMVYYLQPPDLLIYLRAEVPTLVRQIQQRGREYENTIRIEYLERLNRLYEDWIDRYDQEKLIIDTDNLDFVNNQDDLGKVLELIEQRLFGLFN; via the coding sequence ATGGCAGATCAAACAGGAAAAAAATATATAGCTATTGCCGGAAATATCGGCGCGGGGAAATCATCTTTAACCTCCCTTTTGGGAAAGAATTTTGGATGGCGGACCTATTTCGAATCCGTTGATGATAATCCATACCTGTCTGATTTTTATGAGGATATGAGACGGTGGAGTTTCAATCTTCAAATTTATTTTCTGTCGAGCCGGTTTCAGCATCAGAAGAAGCTGATGGAAGTAACCGAAAGTATTATCCAGGACCGAACCATTTATGAAGACGTGGAAATATTTGCCAAAAACCTCCACGAAATGGGGTTGATGAGCGACCGCGACTACGAGAACTACTGCGCTCTGTTTAATGAAATGGTGTATTATTTGCAGCCACCCGATTTGCTGATTTATCTTCGCGCAGAAGTTCCGACATTGGTTCGGCAAATCCAGCAGCGCGGACGTGAATACGAAAACACAATCAGAATTGAATACCTGGAACGGCTGAATCGGCTTTATGAGGACTGGATTGACCGATATGACCAGGAAAAGCTGATTATTGATACTGATAATCTTGATTTTGTGAACAATCAGGACGATTTAGGCAAGGTGCTGGAATTAATTGAGCAGAGGTTATTTGGGCTGTTTAATTAA
- the fabG gene encoding 3-oxoacyl-[acyl-carrier-protein] reductase: MINLEGKNCLVTGGSRGIGKSIALVLAKAGANVAITYARSAEAAEEVVKEIETEGVQGTSYQADATEFGRAEEVISNIVEKWGSLDVLVNNAGITKDNLILRMDEQAWDDVITTNLKSIFNYSKAAAKPMMRARGGSIINISSVVGISGNAGQSNYAASKAGIIGFTKSYAKELASRNIRANVVAPGYILTEMTENLSEKVLETIKQETPLGRAGEPEEVSNVVAFLASDISSYITGEVIRVDGGMAM, translated from the coding sequence ATGATTAATCTGGAAGGAAAGAATTGCTTGGTTACCGGCGGCAGCCGTGGTATTGGAAAATCAATTGCTCTTGTATTGGCTAAAGCCGGGGCAAATGTCGCAATTACCTATGCTCGATCTGCCGAGGCTGCCGAAGAAGTTGTGAAAGAAATCGAAACAGAAGGGGTACAGGGAACCTCTTATCAGGCAGATGCTACAGAATTCGGCAGGGCAGAAGAGGTGATTTCCAATATTGTTGAGAAATGGGGATCTCTCGATGTTCTGGTCAATAATGCCGGTATTACAAAAGACAATCTTATTCTCCGGATGGATGAACAAGCGTGGGATGATGTTATCACCACCAATCTGAAAAGTATTTTTAATTACAGTAAAGCAGCCGCCAAGCCAATGATGCGTGCACGTGGGGGTTCTATTATCAATATCAGTTCCGTTGTGGGAATCAGCGGGAATGCCGGCCAAAGTAATTACGCAGCTTCCAAAGCTGGTATTATCGGCTTTACAAAATCTTATGCCAAAGAGCTTGCAAGCCGGAATATCCGGGCAAATGTAGTAGCTCCGGGTTATATTTTAACCGAGATGACTGAAAATCTCAGCGAAAAAGTATTGGAAACAATCAAACAGGAAACACCACTTGGCAGGGCAGGAGAGCCCGAAGAGGTATCGAATGTGGTTGCTTTCCTTGCATCGGACATCAGTTCATATATAACAGGCGAAGTTATTCGGGTAGATGGGGGAATGGCTATGTAG
- the fabD gene encoding ACP S-malonyltransferase — MKALLFPGQGSQSVGMGLDHYKNKPKFRSIVGEADELLGYPLSEIMFEGPSDELTQTKYTQPAIFVHSYALFQILNIEPDVVAGHSLGEFSALAAAGAIDFNDALELVSLRGNKMQVAGNDNPGTMAAIIGMDDETVDEICDEATSEIGKPVVPANYNCPGQLVISGDVDAVHKAIDLAKEKGCRLAKILPVSGAFHSPLMKPAFEALQAKLENTKFMRPHCKVYSNYTAEASRDETVLKENVLQQLVNPVKWTQTLLNMERYGIDTFIEVGPGNVLQGLVKRTLKNVTIEGYE, encoded by the coding sequence ATGAAAGCATTACTATTTCCCGGACAAGGTTCGCAGTCAGTCGGAATGGGCCTCGATCACTACAAAAATAAACCGAAGTTTCGGTCAATTGTAGGTGAAGCGGATGAGTTGCTCGGTTACCCTCTTAGTGAAATTATGTTTGAAGGGCCATCTGATGAGCTGACACAGACAAAATATACTCAGCCGGCGATTTTTGTTCATTCTTATGCACTTTTTCAAATACTGAATATTGAACCCGATGTTGTAGCTGGTCACAGTTTGGGAGAGTTTTCTGCACTGGCAGCAGCTGGAGCAATCGATTTTAACGATGCGCTGGAGTTGGTTTCTTTGCGTGGAAACAAAATGCAGGTAGCCGGAAATGACAATCCAGGAACGATGGCCGCAATTATTGGGATGGATGATGAAACCGTAGACGAAATTTGTGACGAAGCTACTTCTGAAATAGGTAAGCCCGTGGTGCCTGCAAACTACAATTGTCCGGGACAGCTTGTTATATCCGGGGATGTGGATGCTGTTCATAAAGCAATAGATCTTGCAAAAGAAAAAGGTTGTCGGCTGGCAAAAATTTTACCAGTCAGCGGTGCATTTCACTCTCCTTTGATGAAACCGGCCTTCGAAGCTCTTCAGGCAAAGCTTGAAAATACAAAGTTTATGCGGCCGCACTGCAAGGTGTACAGCAACTACACTGCCGAGGCAAGCAGGGACGAAACCGTACTGAAAGAAAATGTTTTACAACAATTGGTAAATCCCGTCAAATGGACGCAGACTTTGTTAAATATGGAGAGGTACGGAATAGACACATTTATCGAAGTAGGCCCGGGAAATGTCCTCCAGGGTTTGGTGAAGCGTACGTTGAAAAATGTAACTATTGAAGGATACGAATAG
- a CDS encoding acyl carrier protein — MSQDVEAKVKSIIVDKLGVDESEVTADANFTNDLGADSLDTVELIMEFEKEFDISIPDEDAENIATVGDAIKYIQEKS; from the coding sequence ATGTCACAGGACGTTGAAGCTAAAGTAAAATCTATTATTGTTGATAAACTTGGAGTAGATGAATCAGAAGTAACTGCTGATGCTAACTTCACAAACGATCTTGGAGCTGATTCACTCGACACTGTTGAGCTAATTATGGAATTTGAAAAAGAATTTGATATCAGCATTCCTGATGAAGACGCCGAAAATATTGCTACAGTCGGTGATGCCATCAAGTATATCCAGGAAAAATCGTAG
- the mgtE gene encoding magnesium transporter, with protein sequence MIAHLLKPELDELIQKKEWVTIKEVLDDVPAVDVAELLDDLAPEVAVVIFRLLKKSKAADVFTYLSSTKGVELLETFSRQQLSDVMNNLEPDERVALMEELPGDLTQRVLNSMDSENIAQVRRLLGYPPESVGRLMTTNYVRIKKDWSVNRSFEHIRKHGRNAETVNVIYVVDEDETLIDDLRLNQLILAEPDAKISDIMDNTFEALSAFDDQEEAVRMLSKYDRVALPVVDSGGILVGIVTVDDVLDVAEEETTEDMQLMAGMSALDTHYSQTGVTDMVKKRLGWLILLFLGQMFTVTAMASYEDTLAAATVLALFIPMIISSGGNSGSQAATLIIRALSTDDIKFEEWTTVLKRELLSGLLLGSLLGILGTIVITTWMIVRGEPLTLSVGLQALTVGTSLVGVVLFGNLSGSILPFIMTRMGLDPAVTSAPFISTLVDVTGIIIYFTVAVLLLRGVVL encoded by the coding sequence ATGATTGCACATTTGCTAAAACCGGAATTGGATGAACTCATCCAAAAAAAAGAGTGGGTAACCATCAAGGAGGTACTCGATGATGTGCCGGCTGTAGATGTTGCCGAACTCCTGGATGACCTGGCCCCGGAAGTAGCCGTGGTTATATTTCGGTTACTGAAAAAAAGCAAAGCCGCTGATGTTTTTACCTATCTGAGTTCAACAAAAGGGGTTGAGCTTCTGGAAACGTTTAGCCGGCAACAACTCAGTGATGTGATGAACAATCTGGAGCCGGATGAACGCGTAGCTCTGATGGAGGAACTTCCGGGTGACCTGACCCAAAGGGTGTTGAATTCAATGGATTCAGAGAATATTGCCCAGGTCCGGCGCCTTTTAGGATATCCTCCGGAAAGTGTGGGCCGTTTGATGACCACGAACTATGTTCGTATCAAAAAAGATTGGTCGGTGAACCGCAGTTTTGAACACATTCGGAAACACGGCAGAAATGCGGAAACGGTTAACGTTATTTATGTGGTGGATGAAGATGAAACGTTGATTGACGACCTTCGGCTCAACCAGCTTATTCTCGCTGAGCCGGATGCGAAAATATCCGATATTATGGATAACACATTTGAGGCCCTTAGCGCTTTTGACGACCAGGAGGAGGCCGTTCGGATGCTCAGTAAATACGACCGCGTTGCACTTCCCGTGGTTGATTCAGGAGGTATTTTGGTTGGAATTGTAACGGTGGATGACGTTCTGGACGTAGCTGAAGAGGAAACCACCGAAGATATGCAGTTGATGGCAGGTATGAGTGCGCTGGATACACACTATTCCCAAACCGGTGTTACAGATATGGTAAAAAAGCGTTTGGGTTGGTTGATTCTCCTCTTTTTGGGACAAATGTTTACCGTTACAGCGATGGCCAGTTATGAAGATACATTAGCCGCTGCTACCGTTTTAGCTCTCTTTATTCCGATGATTATTTCCAGTGGTGGTAACTCCGGTTCTCAGGCCGCAACATTGATTATTCGTGCTCTCTCAACCGACGACATTAAATTTGAAGAATGGACAACCGTCTTAAAAAGGGAATTATTATCGGGCCTTCTTCTCGGTTCGCTATTAGGTATTTTGGGAACGATTGTTATCACTACATGGATGATTGTACGGGGTGAACCATTGACGCTTTCGGTTGGTTTACAAGCACTTACAGTGGGAACCAGCCTTGTGGGTGTGGTTCTTTTTGGAAACCTGAGCGGATCGATTTTACCTTTTATTATGACGAGAATGGGTTTGGATCCGGCTGTGACTTCGGCACCGTTTATCTCAACTTTGGTGGATGTAACCGGAATTATCATCTATTTTACGGTGGCAGTTTTACTGCTTCGCGGAGTCGTCCTTTAA
- a CDS encoding beta-ketoacyl-ACP synthase III, which yields MSVKRAKISGVGRFLPDYVLTNKELEKYVETNDEWIRSRTGISERRILKDPDKATSYMAVRAANEALEDAGVSAEEIDAIIVATVTPDYFFPATAALVQKRIGAKNAFGFDLSAACSGFLFALSNGTMMIESGRAKKVLVIGADKMSSIVDFTDRTTCILFGDGAGAVVLEETDKDGIIDFVQHTDGDEECMLYQPAGGSLNPPTEETIKNRMHYIRQDGRSVFKRATEGMADVSLEIMERNNLTGDDVAWLVPHQANQRIIDATARRMGLDSEKVMINIGKYGNTTAATIPLCLYDWKDQLKEGDNLILSAFGGGLTWGAIYLKWSK from the coding sequence ATGTCTGTAAAACGAGCTAAAATCAGTGGTGTTGGCCGGTTTTTACCTGATTATGTTTTGACGAATAAAGAACTTGAAAAGTATGTTGAAACGAATGATGAATGGATTCGCAGCCGTACCGGTATTTCAGAAAGACGAATTTTAAAAGACCCTGACAAGGCAACATCATATATGGCCGTTCGGGCTGCAAACGAAGCGCTGGAAGATGCCGGTGTTTCAGCTGAAGAGATTGATGCCATCATTGTAGCTACCGTTACCCCGGATTACTTCTTTCCAGCTACCGCAGCACTTGTACAAAAAAGAATCGGTGCAAAAAATGCGTTCGGTTTCGATCTGTCAGCAGCCTGCTCCGGATTCCTTTTTGCCCTTTCTAACGGAACCATGATGATTGAATCGGGTCGTGCGAAAAAAGTACTGGTTATTGGTGCCGATAAAATGAGTTCTATTGTAGATTTTACAGACCGCACCACCTGTATTTTGTTTGGTGACGGAGCCGGTGCTGTGGTTCTTGAAGAGACTGATAAGGATGGTATTATCGATTTTGTACAGCATACCGATGGCGATGAAGAATGCATGCTCTATCAACCGGCGGGAGGAAGTTTGAATCCCCCCACAGAAGAAACTATAAAAAACAGGATGCACTACATTCGCCAGGATGGACGGTCTGTTTTTAAAAGAGCTACCGAAGGTATGGCAGATGTATCTCTTGAAATTATGGAGAGAAATAATCTTACGGGCGATGATGTAGCCTGGCTCGTACCGCATCAGGCCAACCAGAGAATTATTGATGCAACTGCCCGGCGAATGGGACTCGACAGTGAGAAAGTGATGATAAACATCGGTAAATATGGTAATACTACCGCTGCCACAATTCCTTTATGCCTTTACGATTGGAAAGATCAACTGAAGGAAGGAGATAACCTGATTCTTTCCGCGTTTGGAGGCGGTTTAACATGGGGCGCTATTTACCTGAAGTGGAGTAAATAA
- the plsX gene encoding phosphate acyltransferase PlsX yields the protein MVIAVDAVGGDYFPKVPVQGAVQATQENPDLEILLVGPQEMIQAELDSQDYDKERIHILHAPQIIGMDESPASAVKSKQQSSITLGLSAHKKGDCSAFVSAGNTGALLAASTFLLGKLEGVIRPTISATYPTLKGISLLTDAGANLELKPEMYLQFAKMSRILSREILGIENPTIGLLNVGEEPEKGLETHKEVYSILSSMKSFVGNIEGKDILQGKADIYLTDGFCGNVLLKYGESIPGILQHMLKKTMSEENVDAQTQKQIFGILSRALDAFNYEHVGGIPFLGVNGMSLVGHGGSSATAIKNMIFNAVQCVEHDINKKIVASLNENI from the coding sequence ATGGTGATTGCTGTTGATGCGGTAGGGGGAGATTACTTTCCGAAAGTACCGGTGCAGGGAGCGGTTCAGGCAACACAGGAAAATCCGGATTTAGAAATTCTTTTAGTCGGGCCACAAGAGATGATCCAGGCAGAACTGGATTCTCAGGATTATGACAAAGAAAGAATTCATATTCTTCACGCCCCTCAAATTATTGGGATGGATGAATCTCCGGCTTCTGCTGTAAAATCCAAGCAGCAATCTTCAATTACACTTGGTCTCTCTGCTCACAAAAAGGGAGACTGTTCTGCATTTGTAAGTGCCGGGAATACCGGCGCATTACTCGCGGCATCTACCTTTCTGTTGGGCAAGCTCGAAGGAGTTATTCGCCCGACAATTTCGGCCACCTATCCCACACTTAAGGGCATTAGCTTGTTAACGGATGCCGGTGCAAATCTCGAATTAAAGCCCGAGATGTATCTGCAGTTTGCAAAAATGAGCCGCATTCTTTCTCGTGAAATTTTAGGTATTGAGAATCCCACAATTGGCCTTTTAAATGTTGGTGAAGAACCCGAAAAGGGACTGGAAACTCACAAAGAGGTCTATAGCATACTGTCTTCTATGAAGAGCTTTGTTGGGAACATTGAGGGGAAAGATATTCTACAAGGAAAAGCAGATATTTACCTGACCGATGGTTTTTGTGGGAATGTTCTGCTCAAATATGGTGAATCAATACCCGGAATTCTTCAACATATGCTCAAGAAAACCATGTCTGAAGAGAACGTAGATGCCCAGACCCAAAAACAAATTTTTGGAATTCTTTCCCGTGCGCTCGACGCCTTTAACTACGAACATGTGGGTGGAATACCATTCCTGGGAGTGAATGGTATGAGTTTGGTTGGACACGGCGGCAGTTCGGCCACAGCCATTAAAAACATGATTTTTAATGCTGTACAATGTGTGGAGCATGATATCAACAAAAAAATTGTAGCATCTCTTAACGAAAATATTTGA
- a CDS encoding glucose-6-phosphate isomerase, which yields MITTDVQSARSFLSDEEFDQAFSEAQKAYQKVKDKSGAGSEWLGWRRILREPNDAELEKISSHAERIRKDADIFIVCGIGGSYTGAMAIIKALNPYFKNNGPEILYAGHHMSGKYLKQLMEYIQEPKENGEAKSVYLNAISKSGSTLETALAFRAIRTWMHNTYEDAADRIIATTGKEGGVMNKIVDEEGYQKYIIPDDIGGRFSVLTPVGLLPIAVAGIDIQTLYYGAVSEFEDREKDQETVLEYAALRYSFLKKGHVMDVITSFEPELLGFTAWIQQLLGESEGKEGKGMFPAMAGYSTDLHSIGQIIQEGQRNLMETVLVVQKPISDFSVESTDGEDVDQLEYLAGKSFHEINKSALDGTVQAHTEGGVPVLKINIEKLNAQQLGKLIYFYELFTAVYVYMLGVNPFNQPGVEGYKKAMYRLLGKK from the coding sequence ATGATTACTACAGATGTTCAAAGTGCACGGTCATTTCTCTCGGATGAGGAATTTGACCAGGCATTTTCTGAAGCCCAAAAAGCCTATCAAAAAGTAAAAGATAAGAGCGGAGCCGGTAGTGAATGGTTGGGTTGGAGAAGAATCCTGAGAGAGCCGAATGATGCCGAGCTCGAGAAAATTTCGAGCCATGCCGAAAGAATCCGTAAAGATGCTGACATATTTATCGTCTGTGGAATTGGCGGATCATACACGGGCGCGATGGCCATCATCAAAGCGCTGAATCCGTATTTCAAAAATAACGGCCCTGAGATCCTGTATGCCGGTCACCATATGAGTGGCAAATACCTGAAGCAATTGATGGAATATATTCAGGAACCGAAAGAAAATGGCGAGGCTAAAAGTGTTTACCTGAATGCGATTTCAAAATCAGGATCAACCCTGGAAACCGCTCTTGCATTTCGAGCTATCCGAACATGGATGCACAATACATATGAGGACGCTGCCGATCGTATTATTGCCACTACCGGAAAGGAAGGCGGAGTGATGAATAAAATTGTGGATGAGGAAGGATATCAAAAATATATCATTCCGGATGACATTGGCGGACGATTTTCGGTTCTGACTCCCGTAGGACTGTTGCCGATTGCAGTGGCTGGAATTGATATTCAAACTCTTTATTACGGTGCGGTTTCTGAATTTGAAGATCGCGAAAAAGATCAGGAGACGGTTCTTGAATACGCCGCACTTCGATATTCTTTTTTGAAGAAAGGCCATGTAATGGATGTGATTACTTCATTTGAACCAGAACTTCTTGGCTTCACAGCGTGGATTCAACAGTTGCTGGGGGAAAGTGAAGGAAAAGAAGGCAAAGGAATGTTTCCCGCAATGGCCGGATACTCAACAGATCTTCACAGCATTGGTCAGATTATCCAGGAAGGCCAGCGTAATTTAATGGAGACCGTTCTGGTTGTGCAAAAACCGATTTCCGATTTCAGCGTGGAATCAACCGATGGGGAAGACGTCGATCAATTAGAATATCTCGCTGGAAAATCTTTCCACGAAATCAACAAAAGTGCGCTTGACGGAACAGTTCAGGCACACACCGAAGGAGGCGTGCCGGTTCTTAAAATCAATATTGAGAAACTAAATGCACAACAGCTCGGAAAACTTATCTATTTTTATGAATTGTTTACGGCAGTGTATGTTTACATGTTGGGAGTAAACCCGTTCAATCAGCCTGGTGTGGAAGGTTACAAAAAAGCAATGTACCGTCTTTTGGGCAAGAAATAA
- the rnc gene encoding ribonuclease III has product MLYRLKKWLWKDKGPIQSESKKRLTHLEKAIGLQIPDEYHQLFQKALRHRSIVDNEKFESHETYERLEFLGDAVLDLIVTEILFEKYPKENEGFLTKLRAKIVRGDTLFEIAKKLGLNEFLEIGERAAGQGIELSKSVLSDVYEALVAAIYISSGYDAAHKFVSSHIDRFINFKEVVKAIDNYKSLLMEYSQSQKLKLPKYQVISEEGPGHDKTFHVAVYIENKKLGEGEGKSKKKAEQAAAEDALTALGQN; this is encoded by the coding sequence ATGCTTTATCGACTCAAAAAATGGTTGTGGAAAGATAAGGGTCCGATACAATCTGAGTCGAAAAAACGTTTAACTCACCTTGAAAAGGCGATCGGTTTACAAATACCTGATGAGTACCATCAGCTTTTTCAAAAAGCGTTAAGGCATCGTTCCATCGTTGACAACGAAAAGTTTGAGTCGCACGAAACCTATGAGCGACTTGAATTTTTAGGAGATGCCGTTCTCGACCTTATCGTCACGGAAATTCTCTTCGAGAAATACCCGAAAGAGAACGAAGGATTTCTCACCAAACTTCGGGCAAAAATTGTCCGGGGCGATACTCTTTTTGAGATTGCAAAAAAACTTGGCCTCAACGAGTTTCTTGAGATTGGAGAACGTGCTGCAGGCCAGGGAATAGAGCTTTCCAAAAGTGTCCTTTCAGATGTTTATGAGGCATTAGTCGCAGCCATTTATATCTCCAGTGGATATGATGCCGCACACAAGTTTGTTTCATCGCATATCGACCGTTTTATCAACTTCAAAGAGGTTGTAAAAGCTATTGATAATTACAAAAGCCTGTTGATGGAATACTCACAATCACAGAAGTTGAAATTGCCAAAATACCAGGTTATTTCAGAGGAAGGACCGGGGCATGATAAAACATTTCATGTAGCTGTTTATATTGAAAATAAAAAGTTGGGAGAGGGAGAAGGAAAGAGCAAGAAGAAAGCAGAACAGGCGGCTGCAGAAGATGCACTTACAGCTTTGGGACAGAATTAA
- a CDS encoding YceD family protein has protein sequence METSKLTFSLQEIPEGRSKRSVYLSDGELELDDEVTLKRGDVEINFLKTNHFIEVDFTVDVETELICDRSLKPFRKELSGSYHILFEPDEVENTETEKGAVRQISANDLTVDIEKEVRDTIMLEIPVRKIHPDYYDSEGNPEDFEIQHFGPEPEDEEDQIDPRWEKLKKLKKS, from the coding sequence GTGGAAACGTCAAAATTAACATTCAGTTTACAGGAAATACCCGAGGGGAGAAGTAAAAGAAGTGTATATTTATCCGACGGTGAACTTGAATTGGATGATGAAGTAACCCTTAAGCGGGGGGACGTTGAAATCAACTTTTTAAAAACGAATCATTTTATTGAAGTTGATTTTACAGTTGATGTTGAAACTGAATTAATATGTGATCGTTCATTAAAACCGTTTCGAAAAGAGTTGAGCGGTTCTTATCACATACTTTTTGAACCGGATGAAGTGGAAAACACGGAAACCGAAAAAGGTGCTGTCCGGCAAATATCTGCTAATGATTTAACAGTAGATATTGAAAAAGAAGTACGTGATACGATCATGCTGGAAATACCGGTTAGAAAAATACATCCTGATTATTACGATTCGGAAGGAAATCCGGAAGATTTTGAAATACAGCATTTTGGTCCGGAACCAGAAGATGAGGAAGATCAGATAGATCCCAGATGGGAAAAACTTAAGAAACTGAAGAAATCATAA